A DNA window from Hordeum vulgare subsp. vulgare chromosome 1H, MorexV3_pseudomolecules_assembly, whole genome shotgun sequence contains the following coding sequences:
- the LOC123443565 gene encoding histone deacetylase 5-like, with the protein MAAAAGTARKAGAAPRVGLLYDERMCAHAPTTGTNQPETPERLRAIWRKLAAEGVASRCVGMRAKEAKEKYIVSVHVPKYINLIRNISSKDSYKQEKAARKFDSIYFNKGSSESAFLAAGSVIEVAEKVAAGELSSAIALVRPPGHHAEYDKPMGFCLFNNVAIAANYLLNERPDLGINKILIVDWDVHHGNGTQDMFYSDPRVLFFSVHRYDFGSFYPYEVDASHCFIGDETGRGYNINVPWDHAKCGDADYVAAWDHVLLPVAEAFDPDIILLSAGFDAALGDCMGDCCITPNGYALLLTKLLGFAKGRIVMALEGGYNPESIANSVCACAKVLLGDKFALNSPEMQPFESTWRVIQMVRDELKTYWPVLSSKLPENVSLRSTPSYIEGYNEAP; encoded by the exons ATGGCGGCGGCCGCGGGCacagcgaggaaggcgggcgcggcgCCCAGGGTGGGGCTTCTGTACGACGAGAGGATGTGCGCGCACGCGCCTACCACCGGGACGAATCAGCCGGAGACCCCCGAGCGGCTACGCGCCATCTGGCGCAAGCTCGCCGCCGAGGGCGTCGCGTCCAG GTGTGTGGGCATGAGGGCGAAGGAAGCCAAGGAAAAATATATAGTCTCCGTCCATGTCCCCAAGTACATAAATCTTATAAGGAATATCAGCTCGAAGGATAGTTACAAACAAGAAAAGGCTGCTAGGAAATTCGATTCCATTTACTTCAACAAAGGCTCATCAGAGTCTGCTTTCCTTGCGGCCGGTTCTGTTATCGAG GTTGCTGAGAAGGTTGCGGCTGGTGAGCTGAGTTCTGCTATCGCTCTAGTCAGACCTCCAGGCCACCATGCCGAATATGACAAGCCCATGGGATTTTGCCTCTTCAACAATGTGGCAATTGCAGCTAACTACCTCTTAAATGAAAGG CCTGACCTAGGTATCAACAAGATATTAATCGTCGATTGGGATGTTCATCATGGAAATGGCACGCAGGACATGTTTTATAGTGACCCTCGTGTATTGTTCTTTTCAGTGCACAG atatgattttggaagctTCTACCCTTATGAAGTGGATGCATCACACTGTTTCATTGGGGATGAAACTGGTCGAGGGTACAACATTAATGTGCCCTGGGATCATGCGAAATGCGGTGATGCAGATTATGTTGCTGCATGGGACCATGTACTCCTTCCTGTTGCAGAAGCATTTGATCCGGATATAATATTACTGTCTGCTGGGTTTGACGCAG CACTGGGTGATTGTATGGGTGATTGCTGCATCACTCCAAATGGATATGCACTGCTACTAACAAAG CTGTTAGGTTTTGCAAAAGGAAGGATTGTGATGGCCCTTGAAGGTGGTTATAATCCTGAGTCCATAGCAAACTCAGTTTGTGCTTGCGCAAAAGTATTGTTGGGAGATAAATTCGCACTTAACTCTCCAGAGATGCAACCATTCGAATCTACATGGAGAGTCATACAAATG GTACGCGATGAATTAAAGACATACTGGCCTGTTTTGAGCAGTAAGCTTCCGGAGAACGTATCTTTGAGGAGTACGCCCTCATATATCGAG GGTTATAACGAAGCACCATAA